A single region of the Dehalobacter sp. 12DCB1 genome encodes:
- a CDS encoding electron transfer flavoprotein subunit beta/FixA family protein: protein MEIVVCIKQVPDTTEVKIDPVKNTLIRDGVPSIVNPFDEYATEAAIKIKEQYGGKVTVLTMGPPQAVSALRKCLAMGADEAILISDRAFAGADTWATSYSLAKAIEKIGKPDIIFCGKMAIDGDTAQVGPGIAEHLHLPQTTYVQKIREVHEDHLVVERAFEGGFEVIKVQLPAVIAVDKAIGEPRYPSVKGSIKASRMPVSTWSAADIEAPAEKTGLNGSCTQVMQIFTPEVKIQSELLKGETDEQLCNLLIKKLQAAEIV, encoded by the coding sequence GTGGAAATTGTTGTTTGTATTAAACAAGTGCCTGATACTACCGAAGTAAAGATTGATCCGGTTAAAAACACGTTAATCCGTGACGGTGTTCCGAGTATCGTGAATCCGTTTGACGAATATGCTACTGAAGCTGCTATCAAAATCAAAGAACAATACGGCGGTAAAGTGACCGTCCTAACCATGGGACCGCCGCAGGCTGTATCTGCGCTGCGCAAATGTCTAGCGATGGGAGCGGATGAAGCAATACTGATCAGTGACCGGGCGTTTGCAGGTGCCGATACTTGGGCTACTTCCTATTCGCTGGCCAAAGCCATTGAAAAAATTGGTAAACCGGATATCATTTTTTGCGGGAAAATGGCCATTGACGGAGATACCGCCCAGGTAGGGCCTGGTATTGCCGAGCATTTACATCTTCCCCAAACGACCTATGTCCAAAAAATCAGAGAAGTCCATGAAGATCATCTCGTCGTTGAACGTGCCTTTGAAGGCGGATTTGAAGTGATCAAAGTTCAATTGCCTGCCGTCATCGCAGTTGATAAAGCAATCGGAGAACCAAGGTATCCGAGCGTTAAAGGTTCGATCAAAGCCTCAAGAATGCCGGTATCAACCTGGTCTGCTGCGGATATTGAAGCTCCTGCCGAAAAGACCGGACTGAACGGCTCCTGCACCCAGGTAATGCAGATTTTTACGCCTGAAGTGAAAATTCAGAGTGAACTGCTTAAAGGTGAAACAGACGAACAACTATGTAATTTGCTGATTAAGAAGCTGCAGGCCGCTGAAATCGTATAA
- a CDS encoding toprim domain-containing protein: MNKAIIVEGKTDREQLLKVLSEPVEIICTYGTINQTNLERLIDEEKYDEIYVLVDADEPGNKLRRSIKNIFPNARHLYTRRMYREVASTPLEEIYDILKNAHFDVKEIL, from the coding sequence ATGAATAAAGCTATTATCGTTGAAGGGAAGACAGACCGGGAGCAGCTGCTGAAGGTACTGAGTGAACCTGTCGAAATCATTTGTACATACGGTACCATTAATCAAACGAACCTTGAAAGGCTCATTGACGAAGAAAAATACGATGAAATTTATGTGCTGGTCGATGCAGATGAGCCGGGAAATAAGCTGAGGCGGAGCATCAAAAATATTTTTCCGAATGCCCGGCATCTGTATACCAGAAGAATGTACCGGGAGGTAGCATCGACCCCACTTGAGGAAATTTATGATATCTTAAAAAATGCTCACTTCGATGTGAAGGAAATACTATAA
- a CDS encoding ACT domain-containing protein: protein MSKQKKDFLLVSKEILPEAITRTAQAKELLAKFDVLTVNEACERVEISRSAFYKYKDGVFPFYEASKEKMITLSLLLMDKAGILSNVLNYVASVSGNIITINQGIPLQGIANVSISIETEKMEETVESLVSNLGELEGVRKIELIAKS from the coding sequence GTGAGCAAACAGAAAAAAGATTTTCTGTTGGTAAGCAAGGAGATTCTTCCTGAGGCGATTACGAGAACAGCTCAGGCTAAAGAACTTTTGGCGAAATTTGATGTGCTGACCGTAAATGAAGCCTGTGAGAGGGTCGAAATCAGCCGGAGCGCATTTTATAAATATAAAGACGGAGTTTTTCCGTTTTATGAAGCAAGTAAAGAAAAGATGATTACGCTGTCCTTGCTGCTGATGGACAAAGCAGGGATTTTGTCGAATGTTTTAAACTATGTTGCCTCTGTCTCTGGAAATATCATTACCATCAATCAGGGAATCCCGCTGCAGGGGATTGCCAATGTCTCCATTTCGATTGAAACAGAAAAGATGGAAGAAACTGTGGAAAGCCTGGTGTCAAACCTCGGGGAACTTGAGGGAGTACGTAAAATTGAACTGATTGCAAAGAGCTGA
- the spoIVA gene encoding stage IV sporulation protein A, translated as MQNYDIFSDIAERTGGDIYFGVVGPVRTGKSTFIKRFMELLVLPNIVNVFERERARDELPQSGAGRRITTTEPKFIPSEAVEVILKDTIHMNVRMVDCVGYAVNGALGYEGEEDEPRMVHTPWNDEPIPFEEAAEIGTRKVITDHSTLGIAITTDGSISEISRENYLEAEQRVVSELKEIGKPFILLLNTTKPYAESTMELCRGLEQAYQVPVIPVDCMEMNLNDISQILEEILYEFPVAEVNIELPKWVEELDLSHPIRAEFEEVIQKSVGDIKRIRDIDHALEILSECPHSKDIILKETDLGTGHAEIEITTEKDLFKQVLEQLTGINIEGDHTLLRMILDYSKAKKEWDKLSKAFEEVRTNGYGVVTPQLDEMFLEEPELIKSGGHYGIKLKASAPSLHILRADVTTEITPLIGTEKQAEELVKYMLEDFESDPKKVWGSNIFGKSLHDLVREGIQNKLYKMPDNVQIKLQDTLQRIVNEGHGGLICIII; from the coding sequence ATGCAAAACTATGATATTTTCAGCGATATTGCTGAAAGGACAGGAGGGGATATTTATTTCGGTGTTGTCGGTCCCGTCAGGACTGGAAAATCTACATTTATTAAACGTTTCATGGAACTCCTGGTCTTGCCGAACATAGTCAATGTATTTGAGCGGGAAAGAGCACGGGATGAGCTTCCACAAAGCGGTGCGGGCCGCCGGATCACAACGACGGAACCCAAGTTTATTCCTTCTGAGGCGGTTGAAGTTATTTTGAAGGATACGATTCACATGAATGTCAGAATGGTAGATTGTGTTGGATACGCTGTGAATGGTGCACTTGGTTATGAGGGGGAAGAAGATGAGCCGCGAATGGTTCATACCCCCTGGAATGACGAACCCATTCCTTTTGAGGAAGCGGCTGAAATCGGTACCCGCAAAGTGATTACTGATCATTCTACCCTAGGCATCGCTATCACGACAGACGGATCGATATCTGAAATCTCGAGAGAAAATTATCTTGAGGCAGAACAGCGGGTCGTTTCTGAATTGAAGGAAATAGGCAAACCATTTATTCTGCTGCTGAATACCACTAAACCCTACGCAGAAAGCACCATGGAGCTGTGCCGCGGTTTGGAACAGGCATACCAGGTACCAGTCATTCCAGTAGACTGCATGGAAATGAACTTAAATGACATTTCTCAGATACTTGAGGAAATTCTGTATGAGTTCCCGGTTGCGGAAGTCAATATTGAACTTCCCAAATGGGTTGAAGAACTGGATCTTTCCCATCCAATTCGGGCCGAATTTGAGGAAGTTATTCAAAAATCGGTCGGGGACATCAAGCGGATCAGGGATATTGATCATGCCTTGGAGATATTGTCTGAATGTCCGCATTCCAAAGATATTATTCTGAAAGAGACTGATCTCGGAACAGGCCATGCCGAAATCGAGATCACCACCGAAAAAGATCTATTTAAACAAGTCTTGGAACAGCTGACAGGAATTAATATTGAAGGGGATCATACCCTTTTAAGAATGATTTTGGATTACAGCAAAGCCAAGAAAGAATGGGATAAACTCTCGAAAGCTTTTGAAGAAGTCAGAACAAACGGTTATGGTGTCGTCACACCCCAACTGGACGAAATGTTCCTAGAAGAGCCTGAACTGATTAAATCGGGCGGCCATTATGGGATTAAGCTAAAAGCGAGTGCTCCATCCCTGCATATTCTGAGAGCAGATGTGACGACGGAGATTACACCGCTGATCGGTACCGAAAAGCAGGCGGAGGAACTTGTCAAGTATATGTTGGAAGATTTTGAGTCTGACCCGAAGAAGGTATGGGGATCCAATATTTTCGGAAAGTCCCTGCATGACTTGGTCAGGGAAGGAATTCAAAACAAGCTTTACAAAATGCCGGATAATGTCCAGATCAAACTACAGGATACACTTCAACGGATTGTGAACGAGGGGCATGGCGGTCTGATCTGCATCATCATTTAG
- a CDS encoding NAD(P)H-dependent glycerol-3-phosphate dehydrogenase, with the protein MKKIAVFGSGSWGTAISLLLVRAGHKVSLIGIFSDEIELMKRKKENTQYLPGCFLPDEITPTTDLKEIDAEAVFISVPSHAVRESARLIKPYLRPGCIIINTAKGLEENTGLRLSQVIEEELPDHPIAVLSGPSHAEEVGRDVVTAVAVAAKDIKVAEIIQDLIMTPKFRVYTNLDMIGVEMGGSLKNIIALCTGILDGMNPKDNTKAALMTRGLAEMTRLGVAMGGQTETFYGLAGIGDLIVTCTSLHSRNLRAGRALGAGKPLDEVLREVGMVVEGVRATKVAFELSKKYGISMPITEQAYKVLFEGLSPSEALENLMMRGKKHETEDMGILGR; encoded by the coding sequence GTGAAAAAAATTGCAGTATTTGGTTCAGGAAGCTGGGGAACAGCAATTTCTCTTCTGCTAGTCAGGGCAGGGCATAAGGTTTCTCTTATCGGGATCTTTTCAGATGAAATTGAGTTGATGAAAAGAAAAAAAGAGAACACACAATATCTACCAGGGTGCTTTTTGCCGGACGAGATTACCCCTACAACGGACTTAAAAGAAATCGATGCGGAAGCCGTTTTCATCAGCGTACCTTCCCACGCGGTCAGAGAAAGTGCACGTCTGATCAAGCCATACTTAAGACCCGGCTGCATTATCATCAATACGGCCAAAGGACTCGAAGAAAATACGGGCTTAAGGCTTTCTCAGGTAATTGAGGAAGAACTGCCGGACCATCCGATCGCGGTATTATCTGGCCCGAGCCATGCTGAGGAAGTCGGCAGAGATGTTGTCACCGCCGTCGCCGTTGCCGCCAAGGATATCAAAGTGGCCGAAATCATTCAGGATCTGATCATGACTCCGAAATTCAGAGTGTACACAAATCTTGACATGATCGGTGTTGAGATGGGCGGATCGCTCAAAAATATTATTGCGCTCTGTACCGGTATCCTTGATGGGATGAACCCGAAAGACAATACCAAAGCAGCCTTAATGACCAGGGGTCTTGCTGAAATGACCCGGCTCGGGGTGGCCATGGGCGGTCAGACTGAAACTTTTTACGGTTTAGCCGGAATAGGGGATCTTATTGTGACCTGCACAAGCCTGCACAGTCGGAACCTGCGGGCAGGAAGGGCACTGGGTGCCGGCAAGCCGCTCGATGAAGTCCTGAGGGAAGTCGGCATGGTCGTGGAAGGCGTCCGCGCGACAAAAGTCGCTTTTGAGCTAAGCAAAAAGTACGGTATTTCGATGCCGATCACTGAACAGGCCTACAAAGTATTGTTTGAAGGGCTTAGTCCTAGCGAAGCACTTGAGAACCTCATGATGAGAGGCAAAAAACATGAAACAGAGGATATGGGGATATTAGGACGTTAA
- the plsY gene encoding glycerol-3-phosphate 1-O-acyltransferase PlsY — MFAYLIFLLAYLLGALPSAFLAGKIKNIDVRKHGSGNMGATNTFRVLGPLWGIGVLAADALKGGLAAYLCWLVFGPWGGIAGGLLAMLGHSFNPYFGFQRTGKGAACGLGVIVVLIPEVTIVALMVFILVVFVSRYVSLGSILAAVTVIIMAFVFQEPLAYKVLALLGASTVIFLHQSNIKRILNGTEAKFGKNKGE, encoded by the coding sequence ATGTTTGCGTATCTGATTTTTTTGCTTGCTTATCTTCTGGGCGCCTTACCATCCGCTTTTCTGGCAGGCAAGATCAAAAATATAGATGTCCGGAAGCATGGAAGCGGCAATATGGGAGCCACAAACACCTTCCGCGTTCTGGGCCCATTGTGGGGAATTGGCGTACTGGCTGCGGATGCGCTTAAAGGAGGCCTTGCAGCTTACCTTTGCTGGCTAGTCTTTGGCCCCTGGGGCGGCATTGCCGGTGGTCTGCTTGCGATGCTCGGACATAGCTTCAATCCGTATTTTGGCTTTCAGCGAACCGGTAAAGGCGCTGCCTGCGGGTTGGGCGTCATTGTTGTTCTGATTCCGGAGGTAACGATTGTTGCCCTGATGGTTTTTATTCTAGTTGTGTTCGTAAGCAGGTACGTTTCGTTGGGATCAATTCTAGCTGCAGTTACTGTGATTATCATGGCTTTTGTTTTTCAGGAGCCGCTTGCTTATAAAGTACTAGCCTTGCTAGGCGCCTCAACAGTGATTTTCCTGCATCAGTCCAATATCAAAAGGATCCTTAACGGGACTGAAGCTAAGTTTGGTAAAAATAAAGGGGAGTGA